In the Micromonospora narathiwatensis genome, one interval contains:
- a CDS encoding NUDIX hydrolase produces MVEKRATELTRWTVHGERVVDDTRRARLSIAEVELPDGVRFEQYVIRAPRSAMVAVLDDRERLLLMRRHRFVFDRWVWELPGGYVDGEEQPAVCAVREVEEETGWRPQGVEPLLSFQPWVGTADAENLLFLARQAEHVGTPVDVNEAEQVAWVPLDEAYGLVSRGEIVGAGTVIAVLELVARRARGEL; encoded by the coding sequence GTGGTGGAGAAGCGGGCGACGGAGTTGACTCGGTGGACTGTTCACGGCGAGCGGGTGGTGGACGACACCCGGCGGGCGCGGTTGAGCATCGCCGAGGTGGAGTTGCCGGACGGGGTGCGTTTCGAGCAGTACGTGATCCGGGCTCCCCGGTCGGCCATGGTCGCCGTACTCGATGATCGGGAGCGGCTGTTGTTGATGCGGCGGCATCGGTTCGTGTTCGACCGGTGGGTGTGGGAGTTGCCCGGTGGCTACGTCGATGGCGAGGAGCAGCCGGCGGTGTGTGCGGTGCGGGAGGTCGAGGAGGAGACGGGTTGGCGGCCCCAGGGGGTGGAGCCGTTGCTGTCCTTCCAACCGTGGGTCGGTACTGCCGATGCTGAGAATCTGCTGTTCCTGGCCCGGCAGGCTGAGCACGTCGGTACGCCCGTGGACGTGAACGAGGCGGAGCAGGTGGCGTGGGTTCCGCTCGACGAGGCGTACGGGCTGGTGTCCCGGGGTGAGATCGTCGGCGCTGGCACGGTGATTGCGGTGCTGGAGTTGGTGGCGCGGAGGGCTCGGGGGGAGCTGTGA
- a CDS encoding helix-turn-helix domain-containing protein — MLDPLDPLRIPEDAWSHGEVLTALAARDTGGLFRWITRLTGASQSRIGAAVGLEQGYVSRIMAGRKVTSIDVLERIADGCRMPDHARTAMGLAPRQAAPPADPGRLTPSRPSELPVNRTWQDDVRSAAELWRGDVNRRDVLRQVGFSSAGYTLPALRWFTAPDPAPVTQPGRSAVGQPEIDTIRAMTATYRRLDNQYGGGHARDTVARYLHQEVTPLLTDGRYDHPTGQRLLSAAAELAQLAGWQAYDTAEHGIAQRYLTLALDFAHAAGDDGLGAEILAAMSHQATYLGHTATGLDLARAAGQTARRAGVPVLTAEAHVMEAHALAKANDERACAAALHQAEQALDRADRSTDPQWLSYFDEAYLSAKFGHCFHALGRNTHAERFAARSLRMDNRYVRGKAFNLTLLASVHAQQGEPDRACTIGAEALTLTTQLRSARAVRYLRDLQTQLTPHRRLPTVRHFTGRIDATLGPQR, encoded by the coding sequence CTGCTCGATCCGCTCGATCCGCTTCGAATACCGGAGGATGCGTGGTCGCACGGCGAGGTGCTGACCGCCTTGGCCGCCCGCGACACCGGCGGGCTGTTCCGTTGGATCACCCGTCTCACCGGAGCGAGTCAGAGCCGAATCGGGGCCGCCGTCGGGCTGGAACAGGGCTACGTCAGCCGGATCATGGCCGGACGCAAGGTCACCTCGATCGACGTCCTGGAGCGAATCGCCGACGGATGCCGGATGCCCGACCACGCGCGAACCGCGATGGGCCTTGCACCCCGACAGGCCGCGCCGCCGGCCGACCCCGGCCGGCTCACCCCCAGTCGGCCCAGCGAGCTGCCGGTCAACCGGACCTGGCAAGACGACGTACGCAGTGCCGCAGAGCTTTGGCGAGGTGACGTGAACCGTCGAGACGTACTCCGGCAGGTGGGCTTCAGCTCCGCCGGCTACACCCTGCCGGCGCTGCGCTGGTTCACCGCCCCCGACCCGGCCCCGGTCACCCAACCCGGACGCAGCGCCGTCGGTCAACCCGAGATTGACACCATCCGCGCGATGACCGCGACCTACCGCCGGCTGGACAACCAGTACGGCGGCGGGCACGCCCGCGACACCGTCGCCCGCTACCTCCACCAGGAGGTGACCCCGCTGCTCACCGACGGCCGGTACGACCACCCCACCGGTCAACGGCTGCTCAGCGCCGCCGCCGAACTGGCTCAACTCGCCGGATGGCAGGCGTACGACACGGCCGAACACGGCATTGCCCAGCGGTACCTCACCCTCGCCCTGGACTTCGCCCACGCCGCCGGAGACGACGGCCTCGGCGCGGAGATCCTCGCGGCGATGAGCCACCAGGCCACCTACCTCGGCCACACCGCCACCGGCCTCGACCTGGCCCGCGCCGCCGGGCAGACCGCCCGCCGCGCCGGGGTCCCCGTCCTGACCGCCGAAGCCCACGTCATGGAAGCCCACGCCCTGGCCAAAGCCAACGACGAACGGGCCTGCGCCGCCGCCCTGCACCAGGCAGAACAAGCCCTCGACCGGGCCGACCGCAGCACCGACCCGCAATGGCTCAGCTACTTCGACGAGGCATACCTGTCGGCCAAGTTCGGACACTGCTTCCACGCCCTCGGCCGCAACACCCACGCCGAACGCTTCGCCGCCCGATCCCTACGCATGGACAACCGCTACGTACGCGGCAAAGCCTTCAACCTCACGCTGCTCGCCAGCGTCCACGCCCAACAGGGAGAACCCGACCGGGCCTGCACCATCGGCGCAGAAGCCCTGACCCTGACCACCCAACTACGCTCCGCCAGAGCCGTCCGCTACCTCCGCGACCTGCAAACCCAACTCACCCCACACCGGCGACTACCCACCGTCCGGCACTTCACCGGCCGCATCGACGCCACCCTCGGCCCACAACGCTGA
- a CDS encoding phosphotransferase has protein sequence MRRPASPASRFVARLLAHLAVKGFEGCPQHLGWDEDGRDVLSFVPGDVPPRWQRFTDDQVGRAAMLLRRLHDATRDLLPGVRGEVVCHHDPGPNNTVFRGGQPVAFIDFDFAAPGHLLEDVGYMAWAWCISSRPDRGPAAEQARQVRILADAYGLSPTDRDRLPAAIRERLHRNEAFWRVMLDDGSSPIPRARCSDVLAWTQRELAHTEANEETFIAALHS, from the coding sequence GTGCGCCGCCCGGCGTCGCCGGCGTCGCGTTTCGTGGCGCGTCTGTTGGCCCATCTCGCCGTGAAGGGTTTCGAGGGGTGCCCTCAGCATCTGGGGTGGGACGAAGACGGGCGTGATGTGTTGTCGTTCGTGCCCGGCGACGTTCCACCACGGTGGCAGCGTTTCACCGACGACCAGGTCGGCCGGGCGGCGATGCTGCTGCGACGGTTGCATGACGCCACACGAGATTTGTTGCCCGGCGTGCGGGGGGAGGTGGTTTGCCATCACGACCCGGGTCCGAACAACACGGTCTTCCGCGGTGGTCAGCCGGTCGCGTTCATCGACTTTGACTTCGCGGCGCCTGGGCACCTGTTGGAGGACGTGGGGTACATGGCGTGGGCGTGGTGCATTTCGTCGCGGCCCGACCGGGGGCCCGCGGCAGAACAGGCCCGCCAGGTGCGGATCCTGGCGGACGCCTACGGCTTGAGCCCGACCGACCGCGACCGGCTACCAGCCGCCATCCGTGAGCGTCTGCACCGCAACGAAGCGTTCTGGCGCGTCATGCTCGACGACGGCTCATCCCCGATCCCGCGCGCACGCTGTTCGGATGTGCTCGCCTGGACCCAACGCGAACTCGCCCACACCGAGGCCAACGAAGAGACGTTCATCGCCGCACTGCATTCGTGA
- a CDS encoding IS110 family transposase: MPPAPPSASAPVVIAIDPHKASWTAVAVDNRLQPLAAIRVEVNRDGYRQLRRFAGRWPHATWAVEGATGLGAALTARLTADHIDVVDVPAKLARRVRMLSTGHGRKTDQADALSVGIAAHTATRPNTAVIYENLATLRRASRAAAVRIA; this comes from the coding sequence GTGCCCCCGGCCCCGCCCTCAGCATCTGCTCCGGTCGTCATTGCGATCGATCCCCACAAGGCTTCCTGGACCGCCGTCGCGGTGGACAACCGACTCCAGCCCCTGGCCGCGATCCGCGTCGAGGTCAACCGCGACGGCTACCGGCAACTGCGTCGCTTCGCCGGCCGTTGGCCGCACGCGACCTGGGCGGTTGAAGGCGCTACCGGCCTTGGCGCCGCGCTGACCGCCAGACTGACCGCCGACCACATCGACGTGGTCGACGTGCCTGCGAAGCTAGCCCGCCGCGTGCGGATGCTCTCGACGGGGCACGGCCGCAAAACCGACCAGGCCGACGCGCTGTCAGTCGGAATCGCCGCGCACACCGCGACCCGACCCAACACCGCAGTCATCTATGAAAACCTCGCCACCCTCCGACGCGCTTCACGTGCTGCAGCAGTCCGCATCGCTTGA
- a CDS encoding helix-turn-helix domain-containing protein, with translation MGDRIRARRELRGWSIRYAASRAGISHTTWSRIERGVQRTDRYMVVDLAAALECSVFDLTGQPYTPADRQLDGARIDAERVWRAMMAYPFDGPPVVGAASVEQAARESVLVRDLYGRCDYAGALRRLVDLLPVLHGVTDQRAAYRLMVPVYGVAMGSLLNVGYSAHAWLAAERCAQAAHLLDDPVAVGVAAANRARVSAYTGAYGPALAYCDRAGADLEGSGADTALDVLGFLHLARAHHLAGMKDQTAAEDHLGEAARIAAHTGETTNWDLAWGPSNVALWRMAYQLDTGCPQEALLTAAGVAVAELPAVRQVYFWLDMARAMVAAERERDAVRMLLAAERVGPQHTRSSTAAREIARGLLRRGLVSAELRGLCERMGVSSQ, from the coding sequence GTGGGCGATCGCATCAGGGCCCGTCGCGAGTTGCGTGGCTGGAGCATCCGGTATGCCGCGAGTCGCGCGGGTATCTCACATACGACGTGGTCGCGTATCGAGCGTGGTGTTCAGCGCACGGATCGGTACATGGTGGTCGACCTGGCCGCCGCCCTGGAATGCTCGGTCTTCGATCTCACGGGGCAGCCGTACACGCCTGCTGATCGGCAGCTCGATGGCGCGCGTATCGACGCCGAACGGGTGTGGCGGGCGATGATGGCGTATCCGTTCGACGGGCCGCCGGTCGTCGGGGCTGCCAGTGTGGAGCAGGCGGCTCGGGAATCCGTGTTGGTGCGGGATCTGTACGGCCGGTGTGACTACGCGGGTGCCCTGCGTCGGCTGGTAGACCTCCTGCCGGTCCTGCACGGCGTGACCGATCAGCGGGCGGCGTACCGGTTGATGGTGCCGGTGTACGGGGTGGCGATGGGTTCGTTGCTGAACGTGGGCTATTCGGCCCACGCCTGGTTGGCCGCCGAGCGGTGTGCCCAGGCGGCGCACCTGCTCGACGATCCGGTTGCGGTGGGGGTGGCGGCGGCGAACCGGGCCCGGGTGTCGGCATACACCGGCGCGTACGGTCCCGCCCTGGCCTATTGCGATCGGGCCGGGGCGGACCTGGAGGGCAGCGGTGCCGACACGGCGTTGGATGTGCTCGGCTTCCTGCACCTGGCCCGTGCGCATCACCTCGCTGGCATGAAGGACCAGACTGCGGCCGAGGATCATCTCGGCGAGGCGGCGCGGATCGCCGCGCACACCGGGGAGACGACGAACTGGGACCTGGCGTGGGGGCCGAGCAACGTGGCGTTGTGGCGGATGGCCTACCAGCTCGACACCGGGTGCCCGCAGGAGGCGTTGCTGACCGCTGCCGGGGTGGCCGTCGCGGAGCTGCCGGCGGTGCGGCAGGTGTACTTCTGGCTGGACATGGCCCGCGCGATGGTCGCGGCTGAACGGGAGCGAGACGCGGTGCGGATGCTGCTGGCGGCCGAACGGGTTGGCCCGCAGCACACCCGGTCGTCGACAGCGGCGCGAGAGATCGCGCGTGGGCTGCTGCGCCGAGGGCTCGTCTCCGCGGAGCTGCGGGGCCTGTGCGAGCGCATGGGGGTCTCCAGCCAGTAG
- a CDS encoding TM2 domain-containing protein yields MQPKSVGTAYLLWFFLGALGVHQFYLGKTGRGVSMLLTFGWLTVGLWIDLFTLPSQVRKVNAAAAVAMPVAV; encoded by the coding sequence ATGCAGCCCAAGTCGGTCGGCACCGCCTACCTGCTGTGGTTCTTCCTCGGCGCGCTCGGCGTCCACCAGTTCTACCTCGGCAAGACCGGCCGAGGCGTGTCGATGCTGCTCACGTTCGGCTGGCTGACGGTCGGCTTGTGGATCGACCTGTTCACGCTGCCGAGCCAGGTGCGGAAGGTCAACGCGGCCGCGGCTGTGGCGATGCCGGTGGCCGTCTGA